A single window of Elgaria multicarinata webbii isolate HBS135686 ecotype San Diego chromosome 17, rElgMul1.1.pri, whole genome shotgun sequence DNA harbors:
- the ATP5MF gene encoding ATP synthase subunit f, mitochondrial yields the protein MADRPVPIKDKKLLDVKVGQLPTWLAARNYSPQGIVTSCRGGYDRFVNKYINVKKGGISGIAMMLTGYVVMSYIWNYKHIKHDRWRKYH from the exons ATGGCGGACCGTCCAG TACCCATTAAAGATAAGAAGCTCCTGGATGTGAAAGTGGGGCAGCTGCCAACGTGGTTAGCAGCACGAAATTACAGCCCACAAGGGATAGTTACAAGTTGTCGAGGAG GTTATGACAGATTTGTCAATAAGTACATTAATGTGAAGAAAGGAGGCATTTCAGGCATTGCCATGATGCTAACAGGCTACGTGGTCATGAGCTACATCTGGAACTATAAACACATTA AGCATGACCGATGGAGAAAATATCACTGA
- the CPSF4 gene encoding cleavage and polyadenylation specificity factor subunit 4, with product MQELIASVDHIKFDLEIAVEQQLGAQPLPFPGMDKSGAAVCDFFLKAACGKGGMCPFRHISGEKTVVCKHWLRGLCKKGDQCEFLHEYDMTKMPECYFYSKYGECSNKECPFLHIDPESKIKDCPWYDRGFCKHGPLCRHRHTRRVICVNYLVGFCPEGPACKFMHPRFELPMGTTEQPPLPPPTQPQQKQNNNPPLQRSSSLIQLTSQNSSPNQQRPPQVTGVMQSQNNSISNRGARPLEQVTCYKCGEKGHYANRCTKGHLAFLIGQ from the exons ATGCAGGAGCTCATCGCCAGCGTGGATCACATCAAGTTCGACCTGGAGATCGCGGTGGAGCAGCAGCTGGGGGCGCAGCCGCTGCCCTTCCCGGGCATGGACA AATCGGGTGCTGCTGTctgcgatttttttttaaaggcggcCTGTGGGAAAG GAGGGATGTGTCCCTTCCGGCACATCAGTGGAGAAAAGACGGTGGTTTGCAAACACTGGCTACGAGGGCTGTGCAAGAAGGGTGACCAGTGCGAATTCTTACATGAATATGACATGACCAAGATGCCAGAGTGCTATTTCTACTCAAAATATG GGGAATGCAGCAACAAGGAGTGCCCATTCTTGCACATTGACCCAGAATCGAAGATCAAAGATTGCCCTTGGTACGACCGAGGTTTTTGTAAGCACG GTCCCCTCTGCAGACACAGGCATACCCGTCGTGTTATTTGTGTGAATTATCTGGTAGGCTTCTGTCCGGAGGGGCCCGCTTGCAAATTCATGCA cCCTCGATTTGAACTTCCCATGGGAACCACAGAGCAACCACCACTGCCTCCGCCAACACAACCACAGCAAAAG caAAACAACAATCCACCATTACAAAGGTCGTCATCCCTTATCCAATTAACAAGTCAGAACTCGTCTCCCAACCAACAGAGGCCCCCACAGGTCACTGGAGTTATGCAGTCTCAAAACAACAGCATATCAAACAGAGGTGCACGGCCATTGGAGCAGGTCACCTGTTATAAG TGTGGTGAAAAAGGACATTATGCCAACAGATGCACCAAAGGACATTTGGCCTTTCTTATTGGACAGTGA